A genomic region of Equus caballus isolate H_3958 breed thoroughbred chromosome 1, TB-T2T, whole genome shotgun sequence contains the following coding sequences:
- the FAM170B gene encoding protein FAM170B, translating into MRSQWKASPGVLAESLSLPWVIEQTIVTDEVTECQAPSDPRAASGRSGQASGGLQHSPSQLSPKSWSTEAPGRWCRNMKRHFTDYRGEQSATDGTTLSLTSPGSTEESTEVCWPGTVKREEASPRPRSPCLHEEDICFVSRARRMLSWSSSPSSQSSSEYQSYSQYQSCCSCAYQEDAAQQSVCAFYTHVQTVQGVAVAWETDTGFEPVSRKPRIHEAEFTKRQRRKGSSFEMASNTDLHWDLEASKNGCCPEPEEAELLVPLECCVQELRDTPDWLVTTNYGLRCVACCRVFPTLEALLQHAQYGIQEGFSCQIFFEEMLERRRARDQAQEQQLEEEEQSPSDSSEYPRYHVEVESLPSQQQKQ; encoded by the exons ATGAGATCCCAGTGGAAAGCCTCTCCTGGAGTCCTGGCTGAGTCTCTGTCCTTGCCATGGGTCATAGAACAGACCATTGTCACTGATGAGGTCACAGAATGCCAAGCTCCTAGTGACCCCCGGGCAGCCAGCGGCCGCTCGGGCCAGGCCAGTGGAGGGCTTCAGCACAGCCCGAGCCAACTCTCACCAAAGAGCTGGAGCACCGAGGCCCCTGGGCGCTGGTGTCGAAACATGAAACGCCACTTCACAGACTACAGGGGAGAACAGTCAGCGACGGATGGGACCACCCTCAGCTTGACCAGCCCAGGGTCCACGGAGGAGAGCACGGAAGTGTGCTGGCCAG GGACCGTAAAGAGGGAGGAGGCATCTCCGAGGCCCAGGTCACCCTGTCTCCATGAGGAGGACATCTGCTTCGTCTCCAGGGCACGGAGGATGCTGAGCTGGAGCAGCTCCCCGTCGTCTCAGTCCTCCTCCGAGTACCAGTCCTACTCTCAGTACCAGTCCTGCTGTTCCTGCGCGTACCAGGAGGATGCTGCCCAGCAGAGCGTGTGTGCCTTCTACACCCATGTGCAGACGGTGCAGGGCGTGGCTGTGGCCTGGGAGACCGACACCGGCTTCGAACCGGTCAGCAGGAAGCCCCGCATCCACGAAGCCGAGTTCAccaagaggcagagaaggaaaggcTCCTCCTTTGAGATGGCTTCCAACACCGACCTGCACTGGGACCTGGAAGCCAGCAAAAACGGCTGCTGCCCGGAGCCGGAGGAGGCAGAGCTGCTGGTGCCCCTGGAGTGCTGCGTGCAGGAGCTGCGGGACACTCCCGACTGGCTGGTCACCACCAACTACGGGCTGCGCTGTGTGGCCTGCTGCCGGGTGTTCCCCACGCTGGAGGCGCTGCTGCAGCATGCCCAGTACGGCATCCAAGAGGGTTTCAGCTGCCAGATCTTTTTTGAGGAGATGCTGGAGAGAAGGCGGGCCCGGGACCAAGCGCAGGAGCaacagctggaggaggaggaacagagcCCTTCGGACAGCAGTGAATATCCGAGGTACCACGTCGAGGTCGAGTCCCTTCCGTcgcagcagcagaagcagtga